The DNA sequence GTAGTTTGCGCATCTGACATGATCAGTCTGGATGCGCTCCATAAAATGTGATCGGGTGATAAAAGTGTCGGTGCCGCAGGGACTCTTGTTGTCGCAGATATGCTGGTTTTGACAAGGGTGCATCGGTTGCCATTTTCAATGGCGATGTCGCGGCAATCGCCAAACGCGATCTGGCCGCCGGCGAGGTCCCTTGATGGGGAAGGGCTGCGGTGAGCCTGTGGCTCTATCCTCGCCCTCCCAGCCGCAAGCCCGGCGCCGGACGTTCTTCGAGGATCTTGGCACGGAATTTGTAAAGCGCTGCGGGGCGGCCACCGGTGGCGGAACTGGCTGCACCGGTGGGTTCGACCAGTTCGGCGCCCTCGACCAGCCTGCGGAAATTCTGCTTGTGCAGGTGGCGGCCCGAAATTGCTTCCACCGTCGTCTGCAACTGGGTCAGGGTGAAGTCGGGCGGCATCAGCTCGAAAATCACCGGGCGGTATTTGATCTTGGCGCGAAGCCTCTGCACAGCCGTGGCGGCGATGCGGCGATGGTCAAACCGCATGGCGCGGCCGAGTGGAACAGTCAGCCCGGTGCTGCTCACTCGCTGGTCGGCTACCGCCTCGGTGAGCAACCCTGCCTCATAGAGCAGTTCATAGCGTTCGAGCACGCGTTCCTCGTCCCAGGGAAAATCATTGAGCCCGAAGGCCAGCCGGATGCGGGCCATGCGGCTGGGAGTTTGCGGCTGATCGGCTTTTTCAACGGCCCATGGCAACAGTCTTGGCAGGATGGCGGCATCGAGCATGCCGGGCCGTCCGTCTCGCCAGTCTTCCCAGGGAAACAATTCGTACCAGTCGCGCCAGCGGGCACCGGTGGCGTGCAGCGCTTCGGGGTTTTCCGCATCAGCGCGAGTCAAGGCCAGATATCCGACTGAGACCATGTGAGCCCCTTGCTCATCACTGCGCATCTGCCGGCCGCGATCGCCGAAGGTGTAGAGCTGTTCGACATAGCCCAGATTGAGTGCGGTCTGGCTTTCCACACTTGCCCGCAGGCTGGCTTCGAAGGTCCGCTGCCGCGCCGGATCGAAAGGGCCGAAGGGAAGACCGTCTGCAGCCCCCTGACCCGGTGACGCCGGAACAGCAAGAATATTTGGCGTGTGGTTGGTCACCGCAACAATGGCGGCGTTGAGGCCGATGCGGAGGGGAGGGATGTCGCCTGGCTCTGTAGCGGTGGGCTCCATCGCGTAATCAGCCCTTGTGCCGCTGCGGCGTGGCGGCAGGAACCTCATCATCGGGCCGGATGCCGAAGCAGAAGCGACCGCCTT is a window from the Hoeflea sp. IMCC20628 genome containing:
- a CDS encoding NAD regulator, whose product is MEPTATEPGDIPPLRIGLNAAIVAVTNHTPNILAVPASPGQGAADGLPFGPFDPARQRTFEASLRASVESQTALNLGYVEQLYTFGDRGRQMRSDEQGAHMVSVGYLALTRADAENPEALHATGARWRDWYELFPWEDWRDGRPGMLDAAILPRLLPWAVEKADQPQTPSRMARIRLAFGLNDFPWDEERVLERYELLYEAGLLTEAVADQRVSSTGLTVPLGRAMRFDHRRIAATAVQRLRAKIKYRPVIFELMPPDFTLTQLQTTVEAISGRHLHKQNFRRLVEGAELVEPTGAASSATGGRPAALYKFRAKILEERPAPGLRLGGRG